One Egicoccus halophilus genomic region harbors:
- a CDS encoding ABC transporter substrate-binding protein: MPRTRTTSAALVLALCLAACVGGEPTPPVAGDTDPAADTTATVYPLTVDNCGVEVSFEAPPERVVLLNSAPVAALAALDVLDRVVARAGAFPEEYYTDEVNAAIAGIDSIGEGLDTSGHLQISQEAVLAARPDLVLGLPDGMTREGLAAADVPLIIEPAMCPQGLDAPTFADIEAQVATYGGIFDRREAAADTVASLRQRVADATVSAGGAVDGQRTAAVLYPTVGGGTGYAYGNRSMAHPQLEAAGFANVFGDVDERVFEVTLEEVLDRDPQILVLLHVDGEPGPVEQAVVDLPGADTLTAIRNGDVLVQLFNFTEPPTPLSVDGLERIVDAFGDRR, encoded by the coding sequence ATGCCCCGCACCCGGACCACGTCCGCCGCGCTCGTGCTCGCGCTCTGCCTGGCCGCGTGCGTCGGCGGCGAGCCCACGCCGCCGGTGGCTGGCGACACCGACCCGGCCGCGGACACGACCGCGACCGTCTACCCGCTGACCGTCGACAACTGCGGTGTCGAGGTGAGCTTCGAGGCACCGCCCGAGCGCGTGGTCCTGCTCAACAGCGCCCCGGTGGCGGCGCTGGCGGCGCTCGACGTGCTCGACCGGGTCGTCGCCCGCGCCGGTGCCTTTCCCGAGGAGTACTACACCGACGAGGTGAATGCGGCGATCGCCGGGATCGACTCGATCGGTGAGGGGCTCGACACCAGCGGTCATCTGCAGATCTCGCAGGAGGCGGTCCTCGCGGCCCGACCCGACCTCGTGCTCGGCCTGCCCGACGGCATGACGCGCGAAGGTCTCGCCGCTGCCGACGTGCCGTTGATCATCGAACCGGCGATGTGCCCGCAGGGACTCGACGCGCCGACCTTCGCCGACATCGAGGCGCAGGTCGCCACCTACGGTGGGATCTTCGACCGCCGGGAGGCGGCCGCGGACACCGTCGCCTCGTTGCGGCAGCGGGTTGCGGACGCCACGGTGTCGGCTGGCGGGGCGGTCGACGGGCAGCGCACCGCGGCGGTGCTCTATCCCACCGTCGGCGGCGGCACCGGGTACGCCTACGGAAACCGCAGCATGGCGCATCCCCAGCTCGAGGCCGCTGGCTTCGCCAACGTCTTCGGTGACGTCGACGAGCGGGTGTTCGAGGTCACCCTCGAGGAGGTACTCGACCGCGACCCGCAGATCCTGGTCCTGCTGCACGTCGACGGCGAGCCGGGACCGGTCGAGCAGGCGGTCGTGGACCTGCCCGGCGCCGACACCCTCACGGCGATCCGCAACGGCGACGTCCTGGTGCAGCTGTTCAACTTCACCGAGCCTCCGACGCCGCTGTCGGTCGACGGGCTCGAGCGCATCGTGGACGCCTTCGGGGACCGGCGGTGA